Proteins from a single region of Rana temporaria chromosome 5, aRanTem1.1, whole genome shotgun sequence:
- the LOC120939697 gene encoding fucolectin-6-like isoform X1, producing MTILVALLMFGFLIVAQCCTPEPGVVNVARNGEASQSSVYQFRVMGYANKAIDGNAKRDFHKGFCTHTMKDYEPWWNLDLKKTYNISSIVITGRQDCCMQRLLGAEVRIGDSPDRKNPVCSKVTDVSKPRITLCCGGMLGRYVSVVITGRSEFLTLCELEVYAKEEVAEVIQKNHVCW from the exons ATGACTATCTTGGTGGCCCTACTTATGTTCGGATTCCTGATTGTGGCTCAGTGCTGTACTCCCGAGCCCGGAG TGGTTAATGTGGCCCGAAATGGAGAAGCCAGCCAGAGTTCTGTCTACCAGTTCAGAGTGATGGGCTATGCAAACAAGGCCATTGACGGAAATGCAAAAAGGGATTTTCACAAAGGTTTCTGCACTCACACCATGAAGGACTACGAGCCCTGGTGGAATCTGGACCTGAAAAAGACCTACAACATATCCAGTATCGTCATCACAGGCCGCCAGGACTGCTGCATGCAACGGCTGCTGGGGGCCGAGGTCCGTATTGGTGATTCACCCGATCGCAAAAATCCTGT GTGCAGTAAGGTCACAGATGTCTCCAAACCTCGGATCACTCTGTGTTGCGGTGGGATGTTGGGTCGATACGTCAGTGTGGTGATCACCGGGCGTTCTGAATTCCTGACACTGTGCGAGTTGGAGGTTTACGCAAAGGAGGAGGTGGCTGAGGTCATTCAGAAGAACCATGTCTGCTGGTGA
- the LOC120939697 gene encoding fucolectin-3-like isoform X2, which produces MTILVALLMFGFLIVAQCCTPEPGVVNVARNGEASQSSVYQFRVMGYANKAIDGNAKRDFHKGFCTHTMKDYEPWWNLDLKKTYNISSIVITGRQDCCMQRLLGAEVQ; this is translated from the exons ATGACTATCTTGGTGGCCCTACTTATGTTCGGATTCCTGATTGTGGCTCAGTGCTGTACTCCCGAGCCCGGAG TGGTTAATGTGGCCCGAAATGGAGAAGCCAGCCAGAGTTCTGTCTACCAGTTCAGAGTGATGGGCTATGCAAACAAGGCCATTGACGGAAATGCAAAAAGGGATTTTCACAAAGGTTTCTGCACTCACACCATGAAGGACTACGAGCCCTGGTGGAATCTGGACCTGAAAAAGACCTACAACATATCCAGTATCGTCATCACAGGCCGCCAGGACTGCTGCATGCAACGGCTGCTGGGGGCCGAG GTGCAGTAA
- the LOC120941654 gene encoding fucolectin-like yields MTLPVALLMFGFLIVAQCCTPEPGAVNVARNGTASQSSDQQFRVMGYASKAIDGNTEGDFHKGFCTHTKDEYEPWWDLDLKKTYNISSIVITNRRDCCAQRLLGAEVRIGDSPDRKNPVCSNVTDVSKPRISLCCSGMLGRYVSVEMTERLEVLTLCEVEVYGKEKVAMYAGNTAWTVISGNVWRTSNLVIFLLLYYFITNLP; encoded by the exons ATGACTCTCCCTGTGGCCCTACTTATGTTCGGGTTCCTGATTGTGGCTCAGTGCTGTACTCCTGAGCCCGGAG CGGTTAACGTGGCCCGAAATGGAACAGCCAGCCAGAGTTCTGACCAGCAGTTCAGAGTGATGGGCTATGCAAGCAAAGCCATAGACGGGAACACAGAAGGGGATTTTCATAAAGGTTTCTGCACTCACACCAAAGATGAGTACGAGCCCTGGTGGGATCTGGACCTGAAAAAGACATACAACATATCCAGTATCGTCATCACAAACCGTCGGGACTGCTGCGCGCAACGCCTGCTGGGGGCCGAGGTCCGCATTGGTGATTCACCTGACCGCAAAAATCCTGT GTGCAGTAATGTGACAGATGTCTCCAAACCTCGGATCTCTCTGTGCTGCAGCGGGATGTTGGGTCGATACGTCAGTGTGGAGATGACTGAACGCTTGGAAGTCCTGACACTGTGTGAAGTGGAGGTTTACGGAAAAGAGAAGGTGGCCATGTATGCTGGTAACACCGCATGGACGGTTATCTCCGGCAATGTTTGGAGAACATCAAATTTGGTTATTTTCCTACTTCTGTACTACTTTATAACGAACCTTCCCTGA